The following proteins come from a genomic window of Alkalinema sp. FACHB-956:
- the pseB gene encoding UDP-N-acetylglucosamine 4,6-dehydratase (inverting), whose protein sequence is MFDQQTILITGGTGSFGKQCVKTLLERYQPKKVIVYSRDELKQYEMSQEFPDPVMRFFIGDVRDADRLRLAMRGVDYVIHAAALKQVPAAEYNPMECIKTNINGANNVIDAALENDVKKVIALSTDKAASPINLYGATKLASDKLFVAANNIAGDRVTRFAVVRYGNVVGSRGSVVPFFQKLVHQGATEIPVTDPRMTRFWITLPQGVDLVLKSFERMQGGEIFVPKIPSMRILDLAEAIAPGVPTKVVGIRPGEKLHEVMCPADDYHLTLEFADHYVICPAISFSAAHDFSVNAIGETGRPVPEGFQYSSDNNEQWLTPAQLLDILTA, encoded by the coding sequence GTGTTTGATCAGCAAACGATTTTAATCACCGGTGGTACGGGTTCCTTTGGGAAACAGTGTGTCAAAACGCTGTTGGAACGCTATCAGCCGAAGAAAGTGATTGTCTACTCCCGCGACGAACTGAAGCAGTATGAGATGTCACAGGAATTCCCCGATCCGGTGATGCGCTTTTTTATTGGGGATGTGCGGGACGCCGATCGCCTACGCTTGGCGATGCGGGGGGTGGACTATGTGATTCATGCGGCGGCGCTGAAGCAGGTGCCCGCAGCGGAATACAATCCCATGGAATGCATCAAAACCAATATTAACGGCGCGAATAACGTGATTGATGCCGCGCTGGAGAATGACGTTAAAAAAGTCATTGCCCTCTCCACTGACAAGGCTGCTAGTCCCATTAATCTCTATGGTGCGACCAAACTGGCGTCGGATAAGTTATTTGTTGCAGCGAACAACATTGCGGGCGATCGGGTGACGCGGTTTGCGGTGGTTCGCTATGGCAATGTGGTGGGTTCGCGGGGTTCCGTCGTTCCTTTTTTTCAAAAGCTGGTTCATCAAGGTGCGACAGAGATTCCAGTAACGGATCCCCGCATGACCCGTTTTTGGATCACCCTGCCCCAAGGGGTGGATTTAGTGCTCAAGAGCTTTGAACGGATGCAGGGGGGCGAAATTTTCGTCCCGAAGATTCCGTCCATGCGAATTTTGGATTTGGCAGAGGCGATCGCGCCGGGGGTGCCGACCAAGGTGGTGGGGATTCGGCCTGGGGAAAAGCTACACGAGGTCATGTGTCCGGCGGATGACTATCACCTCACCTTGGAATTTGCCGATCACTATGTGATTTGTCCGGCCATTAGCTTTAGTGCCGCTCACGATTTTTCGGTGAATGCGATCGGTGAAACAGGACGGCCCGTGCCGGAAGGATTCCAATACAGTTCAGATAACAACGAGCAATGGCTAACTCCAGCACAACTCTTAGACATTCTCACAGCGTGA
- a CDS encoding type IV pilus twitching motility protein PilT, which produces MPDPATVKASATVDTIEQMVRDAHSKNASDIHIRVGEMPRFRVRGQMVQQREYSVVTPEIFQQYLNEILNPRQREIFEETQELDTAIYYPGFLRCRVNCFDSLTGGAIVFRLIPLDVPTIDGLGLPQVLKHFIAQPQGLILVTGPTGSGKSTSIAAMIRHLNESDTRHIVTIEDPIEYVHQSDKCLISQREVGLHTKEFAHALRAVLREDPDVILIGEMRDRVTVDTALKAAQTGHLVLGTLHTKSAIGTLNRLLNIYNPDEQASMRVQILESLISVISQQLLPTTDGRRTAVHEVLVNTPAMADYLLKGDETEAFRLMETDGSEGMQVMNQALCELVLLGRISPDDAVKSSPDAGDLRRRVRNEGFDPGRASTRDAFEGTNARDYHPV; this is translated from the coding sequence ATGCCAGACCCTGCAACCGTCAAAGCTTCGGCTACGGTGGATACGATCGAGCAGATGGTGCGGGATGCCCATTCCAAAAACGCTTCAGATATTCACATCCGGGTGGGTGAAATGCCCCGCTTCCGCGTGCGGGGACAAATGGTGCAGCAGCGGGAATATTCCGTAGTCACGCCAGAAATTTTTCAACAGTATTTAAACGAAATTCTCAATCCTCGGCAAAGAGAAATCTTTGAGGAGACCCAGGAACTGGATACGGCGATTTATTATCCCGGCTTCCTACGTTGTCGGGTCAACTGCTTTGATAGCTTGACCGGAGGCGCGATCGTGTTCCGGTTGATTCCCTTGGATGTCCCGACGATCGATGGTTTGGGACTGCCCCAGGTGCTGAAGCACTTTATTGCCCAACCCCAAGGATTAATTCTCGTAACCGGGCCAACGGGGTCAGGGAAATCGACGTCGATCGCGGCGATGATCCGTCACCTCAATGAGTCAGATACGCGCCATATTGTGACGATCGAAGACCCGATTGAGTACGTGCACCAGTCTGATAAATGCCTGATCAGCCAACGGGAAGTGGGACTGCACACCAAGGAATTTGCCCACGCGCTGCGAGCCGTGTTGCGGGAAGATCCCGACGTGATTCTGATTGGGGAAATGCGCGATCGTGTTACGGTGGATACCGCGTTGAAGGCGGCTCAAACGGGGCACTTGGTGCTGGGAACCCTGCACACCAAGAGCGCGATCGGAACCCTCAACCGTCTGCTCAACATCTACAACCCAGATGAGCAAGCCTCGATGCGGGTGCAAATCCTGGAATCCTTAATTTCCGTGATTTCCCAGCAACTGCTGCCCACCACGGACGGTCGTCGGACTGCTGTCCACGAAGTTCTGGTGAATACCCCAGCCATGGCCGACTACCTCCTGAAGGGGGATGAAACGGAAGCCTTCCGCCTGATGGAAACCGATGGTTCCGAAGGTATGCAGGTCATGAACCAAGCGCTGTGTGAACTGGTGTTGTTGGGTCGGATCAGCCCCGATGACGCAGTGAAATCCAGTCCCGATGCGGGCGACCTGCGCCGCCGAGTGCGGAACGAAGGGTTCGATCCCGGTCGCGCTTCGACGCGGGATGCCTTTGAAGGCACCAATGCTCGCGATTATCACCCAGTCTAG
- a CDS encoding DUF58 domain-containing protein translates to MYLGQQWFDRLERRWAKPAYSGGLLGCLAIFFFIAATNTLSGWLYVMSGVLFALLGLAVRLVMQNVQGIRVDRHAMEPVTAGEPLQIRLEVCNTTRRPKTLIKVEDRIPPALGQIQAQVLETLAPRSSQTLTYEQPTSQRGIYRWQAVDLLTGAPLGLFWARRPQPCPTMAIVHPMVLSLQRCPMIDQLGRDMSLQFNSDRRIQSANEGVTRSLRPYRWGDPIRLIHWRTSARYGELRVRELELFTAGQEVVICLDSARSWSPEDFEQAVVAAASLYFYGQRQQLRMSLWTAGTGLVQGDRAVLDTLAATNPNELVYAESLPDCPIIWLTPNGESVSTLPPSSRWILWSSQAASSSQVPTAAHPGLWVQPDRPLVQQLQAEL, encoded by the coding sequence ATGTATCTGGGTCAGCAATGGTTCGATCGTCTAGAACGTCGTTGGGCAAAGCCCGCCTATAGTGGGGGTTTACTCGGCTGTCTTGCGATTTTCTTTTTTATCGCTGCAACAAATACGCTTTCCGGCTGGCTGTATGTGATGAGTGGCGTACTGTTTGCGCTATTAGGATTGGCAGTGCGGCTGGTTATGCAGAATGTGCAAGGAATTCGGGTCGATCGCCATGCCATGGAACCCGTGACCGCAGGGGAACCCTTGCAGATCCGCCTAGAGGTTTGTAATACGACGCGCCGACCTAAGACGTTAATTAAGGTGGAAGACCGCATTCCCCCCGCATTAGGTCAGATCCAAGCACAGGTTCTGGAAACCTTAGCCCCCCGATCGAGCCAGACCCTGACCTACGAGCAGCCCACAAGCCAACGGGGAATCTATCGCTGGCAGGCTGTGGATCTCCTGACGGGTGCTCCCTTGGGGTTGTTCTGGGCAAGGCGACCCCAACCCTGCCCCACGATGGCGATCGTGCATCCGATGGTGCTGTCCCTACAACGCTGTCCGATGATCGATCAACTGGGGCGTGACATGAGCCTTCAGTTTAATAGCGATCGACGGATCCAATCTGCCAACGAAGGTGTGACGCGATCGCTGCGGCCCTACCGTTGGGGGGATCCCATTCGGCTGATCCACTGGCGTACTAGTGCCCGCTATGGCGAACTACGGGTGCGGGAGTTAGAGCTATTTACCGCTGGGCAGGAAGTGGTGATTTGTTTGGACAGTGCTCGATCGTGGTCTCCCGAAGACTTTGAGCAAGCGGTGGTGGCTGCGGCTTCGCTCTATTTCTACGGGCAACGGCAACAATTGCGGATGTCTCTGTGGACCGCAGGCACGGGGCTAGTCCAGGGCGATCGGGCGGTTCTGGATACCCTAGCGGCCACCAATCCCAATGAACTGGTCTACGCGGAAAGTCTGCCGGATTGCCCGATTATCTGGCTAACGCCCAATGGGGAGAGTGTTAGTACCTTACCCCCCAGTAGTCGCTGGATCCTCTGGTCTAGTCAGGCTGCTTCCTCAAGCCAAGTGCCAACTGCTGCCCATCCGGGGCTTTGGGTACAGCCCGATCGGCCGCTGGTTCAACAATTGCAGGCGGAGCTATAG
- a CDS encoding Uma2 family endonuclease: protein MTGSLYKWSIERYHTAIAAGVFDDQSVELLQGDLVDMAPEGTAHAAFSSDAADYLRRLLGDRAQIRDAKPVTLPNASEPQPDLAIVKPLGSVYRSHYPYPEDIFWVIEYAQSTLAKDLGQKQQIYAAAGIQEYWVVNLQDFHLRVFRDLQTEQYATDLTLTQGTIAPLAFPEIAVEVPRLFS, encoded by the coding sequence ATGACAGGAAGCCTCTACAAGTGGTCGATCGAACGCTATCACACCGCGATCGCGGCGGGGGTTTTTGATGATCAGTCGGTGGAATTACTCCAAGGAGATCTGGTTGATATGGCACCGGAAGGAACCGCCCATGCAGCCTTTAGTAGCGATGCCGCAGACTATCTCCGGCGGTTACTCGGCGATCGAGCCCAGATTCGAGATGCCAAACCCGTCACCTTGCCGAATGCGTCTGAACCTCAGCCAGACTTAGCGATCGTCAAACCGTTGGGCTCGGTCTATCGTAGCCACTATCCCTATCCTGAGGATATCTTTTGGGTAATTGAATATGCCCAGTCGACCCTGGCAAAGGATTTGGGGCAAAAGCAACAAATTTACGCAGCAGCGGGCATTCAAGAATACTGGGTGGTCAATCTCCAGGATTTTCATCTGCGGGTCTTTCGAGATCTCCAAACAGAGCAGTACGCCACTGACCTAACGCTGACCCAAGGGACGATCGCGCCTCTAGCCTTTCCTGAGATCGCCGTCGAAGTTCCTCGATTGTTTAGTTAG
- a CDS encoding DUF309 domain-containing protein — translation MGDAFPAELWQGIEAFNQGHFYACHDILEAIWFQAEEEDKKFYQGILQIAVGLYHFGNGNWRGAVILMGEGLSRLQGYLPDYAGLDLEQLTQDAGDLLSTLQNLGADRVGDLVLLAPEDDAAIDPATTDKTLQEKVIRSRPIIQKVAPLGEE, via the coding sequence ATGGGGGATGCATTTCCGGCGGAACTGTGGCAAGGGATTGAGGCGTTCAACCAGGGACATTTCTATGCTTGTCACGATATCTTAGAGGCGATCTGGTTTCAGGCGGAAGAAGAGGACAAAAAGTTCTATCAAGGCATCTTGCAGATTGCCGTGGGACTGTACCACTTCGGCAATGGCAACTGGCGTGGTGCAGTCATTTTGATGGGAGAAGGTCTGAGTCGGCTGCAAGGCTATCTACCGGACTATGCCGGGTTGGACTTAGAACAGCTCACCCAGGACGCTGGCGACCTGTTGAGTACCTTGCAAAACCTAGGGGCCGATCGGGTTGGAGATCTGGTGCTGTTGGCTCCAGAGGATGATGCCGCGATCGATCCTGCTACAACGGATAAAACTTTACAAGAAAAGGTCATTCGATCTCGCCCCATCATCCAGAAAGTAGCCCCCCTTGGGGAAGAATGA
- a CDS encoding LptA/OstA family protein: MLSKLRSISTRFSLLLLLPIATLSTGVVLPNAIAASQTAPASSGPQNPQAMQLKANVTEANAKTGVVVARGNVQINYPARKIQATAAQAVYFSKEGRIVLSGDVYILQEGNSLRGETVTYLVNEGRFVALPEQNRQVEAIYLVPETANAAPAPAPVPVNPAPVKPAKMPFPTAPKATPVTPATKPSPNS, from the coding sequence ATGCTGTCAAAGCTTCGCTCAATCTCCACTCGTTTTAGCCTACTGCTCCTCCTGCCGATCGCTACATTATCCACAGGAGTCGTGCTGCCTAATGCGATCGCCGCATCCCAAACTGCGCCCGCCAGCAGTGGCCCGCAAAATCCCCAGGCCATGCAGCTCAAAGCGAACGTGACCGAAGCGAATGCCAAAACGGGGGTTGTCGTAGCCCGAGGCAATGTGCAGATTAACTACCCCGCCCGAAAAATTCAAGCCACCGCAGCCCAAGCCGTGTACTTCAGCAAAGAAGGACGGATTGTCCTTAGTGGGGATGTGTATATCCTGCAAGAAGGAAATAGTCTCCGAGGGGAAACGGTGACGTATCTAGTCAATGAAGGACGATTTGTTGCATTACCGGAACAAAATCGCCAAGTCGAAGCCATTTACCTCGTTCCAGAAACCGCCAATGCGGCTCCGGCTCCGGCTCCGGTTCCCGTCAACCCAGCTCCTGTCAAACCTGCAAAAATGCCGTTCCCAACCGCGCCCAAGGCAACTCCAGTGACGCCCGCAACCAAACCGTCTCCTAACTCCTAA
- the lptB gene encoding LPS export ABC transporter ATP-binding protein, which produces MKLVLENVHKSYGARSIVSRVNLSVAQGEVVGLLGPNGAGKTTTFYMATGLEKPDGGKVLLNDAEITQLPIHQRARLGIGYLAQEASIFRYLTVQENIRLVLEQTNVGRNREARLWELIQEFRLEKVANTLGIQVSGGERRRTELARALAAGPDGPKFLLLDEPFAGVDPIAVAEIQDIIAKLRDRHIGILITDHNVRETLEITDRAYIMRDGQILASGSAEELYANPLVRQYYLGDNFQP; this is translated from the coding sequence TTGAAGCTAGTACTCGAAAATGTCCATAAGTCCTATGGCGCACGGTCGATCGTCAGCCGTGTTAACTTGTCCGTTGCCCAAGGTGAAGTGGTGGGTCTCCTAGGCCCCAATGGAGCCGGAAAAACGACGACGTTCTACATGGCGACCGGGCTGGAAAAACCGGATGGCGGCAAAGTTCTACTGAACGATGCAGAGATTACTCAGTTACCGATCCACCAGCGAGCTAGGTTAGGCATTGGTTATTTGGCCCAGGAAGCCAGTATCTTTCGTTATCTCACCGTTCAAGAGAATATCCGCCTAGTTCTAGAACAAACCAATGTGGGACGGAACCGGGAGGCTCGCCTCTGGGAACTGATTCAGGAATTTCGGCTGGAGAAAGTGGCGAATACGCTGGGGATCCAGGTGTCCGGGGGAGAACGACGACGCACGGAATTAGCCCGCGCTCTGGCGGCTGGCCCCGATGGCCCTAAATTTCTGCTCTTGGATGAACCGTTTGCTGGGGTAGATCCGATCGCGGTTGCGGAAATTCAAGACATCATTGCTAAACTGCGCGATCGCCATATCGGCATTCTGATCACGGATCACAACGTGCGGGAAACCCTAGAAATTACCGATCGGGCCTACATCATGCGCGATGGGCAAATTTTGGCCTCGGGGAGCGCTGAGGAACTTTATGCCAATCCCTTGGTTCGTCAATATTATCTGGGGGATAACTTTCAGCCGTAG
- a CDS encoding LptF/LptG family permease, giving the protein MTATPSFRPAFPGIAVLDRYLATQLTMPFLFGVGAFSSIGVSVGTLFDLIRKMTTMNLPLDIAVQVFFLQLPYYISLALPMSTLLATLILYSRLSTDSELIALRSSGISPYRLVLPAVALSFFITGMSFAFSEAIVPAAKYRATVTLEQALNEDNPKFQESNILSPQFEEVKQPDGSKDRILTRLFYASKFNGREMQGLTVLDFSKEGLNQIIAAQSAMWDNKQGTWDFFNGTVYLVAPDGSYRNIVKFQQQQLQLPRTPLDLANRKKDWEEMTVTELREAQDLSAQSGDDKQVRKFDLRIQQKLAIPFICLVFGLVGATLGMRPQRRSGKGASFAISVLIIFGYYILLFLCDAMGNLEILAPVVAAWLPNLIGLSIGGFLLTRTAK; this is encoded by the coding sequence ATGACTGCAACTCCGTCTTTTCGTCCTGCTTTTCCGGGCATTGCTGTCCTCGATCGCTATTTAGCTACCCAGTTGACAATGCCTTTCCTGTTTGGAGTGGGGGCATTTTCTTCGATCGGGGTCTCCGTCGGGACACTCTTTGACCTAATCCGCAAGATGACAACGATGAACCTGCCGTTGGATATCGCGGTGCAGGTGTTCTTTTTGCAGTTGCCCTACTACATTAGTTTGGCGCTGCCCATGTCTACCTTGCTGGCCACGCTTATTCTTTACAGCCGTTTGTCTACGGATAGTGAATTAATTGCGCTGCGCAGTTCGGGGATCAGCCCCTATCGCTTGGTGCTGCCTGCGGTGGCGTTAAGTTTTTTCATTACAGGTATGAGCTTTGCCTTCAGCGAAGCGATCGTGCCAGCGGCGAAGTATCGCGCTACGGTGACCCTGGAACAGGCTCTGAATGAAGATAATCCTAAATTTCAGGAATCGAATATCCTCTCACCCCAATTTGAAGAGGTCAAACAACCGGATGGCAGTAAAGATCGCATCCTGACCCGATTATTCTACGCCAGCAAATTCAATGGCCGGGAAATGCAGGGGCTCACGGTGCTCGACTTTTCCAAAGAGGGCTTAAACCAAATTATTGCAGCCCAGTCGGCAATGTGGGATAACAAGCAGGGAACTTGGGATTTCTTTAATGGGACGGTGTATCTCGTGGCCCCGGATGGCTCCTACCGGAACATCGTTAAGTTCCAGCAGCAGCAATTACAACTGCCTCGCACACCGTTGGATTTAGCCAACCGCAAGAAAGATTGGGAGGAAATGACGGTTACGGAATTGCGGGAAGCGCAGGATCTGTCTGCCCAAAGCGGAGATGATAAACAAGTTCGTAAGTTTGATTTACGAATTCAGCAGAAATTAGCGATCCCGTTTATTTGCTTGGTGTTTGGGTTAGTGGGGGCAACTTTAGGGATGCGGCCTCAGCGGCGATCGGGTAAAGGCGCTAGCTTCGCGATCAGTGTCCTAATTATTTTTGGCTACTATATTCTGCTGTTTCTCTGCGACGCCATGGGAAATTTGGAAATCTTAGCCCCTGTGGTCGCAGCTTGGTTACCGAATCTGATTGGTCTGAGCATTGGCGGCTTTCTGCTAACTCGCACTGCAAAATAA
- a CDS encoding DUF2605 domain-containing protein, with protein sequence MFNSPLPSDPDLLKSLLEPLLEDFQYWFGRSQALLENERITFLEESQQANLLERVLTAQKEVTTTQTLLNATDGKVGVETDVLMNWHRLVHECWGVSMKHRSNQVQ encoded by the coding sequence ATGTTTAACTCACCCCTTCCTTCTGATCCAGATTTGCTGAAAAGCCTTTTGGAACCTCTTTTGGAGGATTTTCAGTACTGGTTTGGCCGATCGCAGGCACTCCTAGAAAACGAGCGCATTACTTTCCTTGAAGAATCCCAGCAGGCCAATCTGTTAGAGCGGGTTCTGACAGCCCAGAAAGAAGTCACCACCACCCAAACCCTCCTGAACGCAACCGATGGGAAGGTTGGTGTTGAGACGGATGTGTTGATGAATTGGCATCGCTTAGTCCATGAATGTTGGGGGGTCAGCATGAAGCATCGATCGAACCAAGTTCAGTAA
- a CDS encoding DUF2973 domain-containing protein produces MWLHILYIIAFTIVAFLAVGNLIRSMLTLGLESQRELTNIINGSGNNPAAAGTVRRQPMPTHPEMLDADGKVINEPLLVMRSMSVEDAREQLDAIYRSSPGGESSNPSDEDS; encoded by the coding sequence ATGTGGCTCCACATTCTGTATATTATTGCCTTCACGATTGTTGCCTTCCTAGCGGTGGGAAATCTCATTCGCAGTATGTTGACCCTTGGGTTAGAGTCGCAGCGCGAGCTCACGAATATCATTAACGGATCGGGAAACAACCCCGCCGCCGCCGGGACTGTCAGACGGCAACCTATGCCCACCCATCCAGAAATGTTGGATGCTGATGGCAAAGTGATTAATGAACCGCTCCTAGTTATGCGATCGATGAGCGTTGAAGATGCCCGCGAACAACTGGATGCGATTTACCGATCTTCTCCAGGCGGGGAATCCAGCAATCCCAGTGATGAGGACAGTTGA
- a CDS encoding GTPase gives MTDPTSDSPLSESSQEVTVQDANSQEASAQDPNTPKPPVKLPLDGSLGKFPLNRLVPDKHSLQQISETWQQWTQGSSQWVSQWIKELPTPQVVDQVAGWFRVDDAKLQDILHRIRKDLPTTQAILIGKPQAGKSSIVRGLTGVSAEIIGQGFRPHTQHTQRYSYPTDELPLLQFVDTVGLGDGIQEIADVVRDLLGELSPPANAQPGAVAATQAGDSPPLADRLEPLEAQQSRALETSPAAKVILLTVRVGDFATDALRQIVQQVRQKHPEIPCLLVVTCLHQLYPPSLENHPAYPPPIGEIDRAFAQIQQDFQGLFDRAVLIDFTLEEDGFDPVFYGLEALVTTLAELLPEAESRAIAQLLNDREMGNQVGNLYREAARRAILPFAIMAGTLAAVPLPLATMPVLTAVQISMVAFLGQLYGQKLTVSQAGGLVSTIAGGFLAQTIGRELVKLIPGFGSVIAASWATAYTWALGETACAYFGDLLGGRKPDPAQIQAVMKSAFAEAQDRLKGKAVDPMSTNVGAMSANNESANNDSTNNESANNHKLSHSRSDKFSQ, from the coding sequence ATGACTGACCCCACATCCGACTCCCCCCTATCTGAATCTTCTCAAGAAGTGACTGTTCAGGACGCGAACAGTCAGGAGGCGAGCGCCCAAGATCCTAATACCCCAAAGCCGCCGGTTAAGTTGCCCCTTGATGGTTCCTTGGGTAAGTTTCCGTTGAATAGGCTAGTTCCAGATAAGCACTCTCTTCAGCAAATTAGTGAGACTTGGCAGCAATGGACCCAGGGATCTAGCCAATGGGTCAGCCAATGGATTAAAGAGTTGCCCACGCCCCAGGTTGTTGACCAAGTTGCGGGCTGGTTTCGGGTAGATGATGCAAAATTGCAGGATATTCTTCACAGGATCCGCAAAGATTTACCGACTACGCAAGCCATCTTAATCGGGAAACCCCAAGCGGGCAAAAGCTCGATCGTTCGCGGTCTGACGGGGGTTTCTGCGGAAATTATTGGCCAGGGGTTCCGTCCCCACACCCAGCACACCCAACGGTACAGCTATCCCACCGATGAGCTCCCGCTACTGCAATTTGTGGATACGGTTGGCTTGGGGGATGGCATTCAGGAAATTGCCGATGTGGTGCGCGATTTGTTGGGTGAACTGTCTCCTCCCGCTAACGCTCAGCCAGGGGCTGTTGCTGCTACCCAGGCAGGCGATTCTCCCCCTTTAGCCGATCGGCTTGAGCCATTAGAAGCCCAGCAGTCTAGGGCTTTGGAAACATCCCCCGCTGCTAAGGTGATTCTCCTAACGGTTCGTGTCGGCGACTTTGCCACCGATGCCCTGAGGCAGATTGTCCAGCAAGTCCGCCAGAAGCACCCAGAAATCCCTTGTCTCTTGGTCGTGACCTGTCTCCACCAACTCTATCCGCCCAGTCTGGAAAACCATCCTGCCTATCCCCCCCCAATAGGCGAGATCGATCGCGCCTTTGCCCAAATTCAACAGGATTTCCAAGGTCTGTTCGATCGGGCGGTGTTGATTGACTTCACCCTAGAAGAAGATGGTTTTGATCCGGTGTTCTATGGTCTGGAAGCGCTGGTAACGACTTTGGCGGAACTGCTGCCGGAAGCGGAGTCACGGGCGATCGCTCAATTGCTGAACGATCGAGAAATGGGCAACCAAGTGGGTAACCTCTACCGAGAAGCCGCTCGCCGCGCCATTCTGCCCTTTGCCATTATGGCGGGTACCCTGGCAGCCGTGCCCCTGCCCCTGGCAACCATGCCGGTGCTGACAGCGGTGCAAATTTCGATGGTGGCCTTCCTGGGACAACTGTATGGCCAGAAACTGACGGTTTCTCAAGCCGGTGGACTGGTCAGCACGATCGCAGGGGGATTCCTGGCTCAAACGATTGGGCGAGAATTGGTCAAGTTGATTCCCGGTTTTGGCAGTGTGATTGCTGCTTCCTGGGCTACGGCCTACACTTGGGCCTTGGGCGAAACGGCCTGTGCCTATTTTGGTGATCTCCTAGGTGGTCGGAAGCCTGACCCAGCCCAAATTCAAGCGGTGATGAAGTCTGCCTTTGCCGAAGCGCAAGATCGCCTCAAAGGAAAAGCGGTGGACCCCATGTCTACAAACGTGGGCGCAATGTCTGCGAACAATGAGTCTGCGAACAATGACTCTACAAATAATGAGTCTGCAAATAATCACAAACTGAGCCATTCACGAAGCGACAAATTCAGCCAATAA